ctgaagaatttcaatgGAGCTAGTATTAACCAATTTCCTTTCAAATAAGTATGATTCAAGTGACTTAATAGGCATTGTTGTACTATATTATAGGGGTCTTGTGTTACGTGTTGTTTTGTAGGATATATAGATTTGTtagtttttctttatatctGAGATTTTAATTAACACGACTGTACTCATTTATTGAACTGTACCAATACTAAATATTACATAAATACAAtacaaaagaagagaagaagtAACTATTCTTCACCaaacaaattattaagaggaccattttcaataaaaggGTCATTCATAACATCATTATTCTGAGGTTTCTTTTTTCTTGTAGCTACAGCATCCTCTAATTGTTTTTTTCGCTTTGTTAAATCGTTGTCAGAagaatcttcttcaacttcttttgaaattttgattaattctaataaagcAGATCTTTGATGcttcaaagattttgaaCTTACCAACAAAGTTTCAAAATTACTTATATGTTGTGTAGTTATATTTGGTAAAATCTGAACAAAGACCCTTGCTGGATAGTCATTCTTTGACCGTAATGAACAATACAAAGTTGTTAAAGCAATGGCCGCTTCAGAATGAGTTTCAACGAAATATTCATCCATTAGTACATGCAACAAGGCTTTGATTAGATTATCACAAAGATACTTATCTACCTCATCGTCCTTAAGCAAAATTTCCGACAATACATTTCTTATAACCAAAATGGTATTAAAGGAGCATTTAGTATCTTTAAACATGATGATATGACAACATATTCTCAAAAATGGAGCCAAAACTTCTTTGTTTTCAGCAATGAGTCTCTTACAAGCATATTGAGTATCAGTGACATTTTTAGCATTAAATTGGCTTACAATATCCATTAGGAACCTAACAGCAGTCGCTGTTAATTGTCTCAACATATGCTCCTCCATCATCTCTTCAGACAatgtttcatcatcttcattaccTTGAAGTTGCAAGCCATTCATGTAAACCTTTTCCCATTTACTAaccaataatttatcaatgtCAGTAAATGCTTTGGTTAATAGATCAGTCATGAAAACATCCACGTATTTAACTGGGCAATTTCTGATAACACTCCGTAAACAGCTGTTAATCATATGCTTCCAACTATGTAAAGTTATTCCCACAGTGTCACCTGCAACTGATTCCCAAATCATACTCCCAATATTTGGAATCTCATATAGCGTATCTTCTAATTGAGAAAGTGAACTAATGGTCAAAAATGCATATTCTCGTGTATATCTAATTAAATGTCCAACAGAATCAGCGAAGTCTCTTAATGTTAATGCTGCTTTAACATTTTCCTCTATAAATGTTTCTTTGCTCTGAATCGAAACGCCCTGTTGCCAGAACCTTTCCATGCAGCTGTACTTAACGAACGATTGAACAGCATCCGGTAAATCTTTCCAATTTTTGGGATCATGATAAGCTTGGATTTGAGTTAAAAGCTGCAAGATATGAGGTATAATAGGCTGAACCCTTGGCTTCCATAactttaacaaatttaaGTATTCTGGTGAATCatgattcaatttctcAATACTATATTGGATAAATATTCTGGTAGCCCTTATGGGAAAAATTGAGGACCAATGATCctttaatttattctttaatattttgcCTTCGTCGTCCATTTTACTTTCCAAGAGATCTGTATTTGCCGTAATACCTCTGCTCTGAAAGTATGATGCAATTTCAACAATCCCGATTCTTTCCATAAACCAATGTAAATCCATTAACCCCTTTTCAGTTGCAGGAGCAGACCAAGCCATTAATTCAGGATCAACAATTTTTGCGAATAgttcatctttattttcaatggTTGAACGAGATGCAATAACTAATAAGAACGATTTAAATGCAACATTTTCATGATCGCTGACTTTTTTCGAAGACAAAATATTACCTACAACATTTTCTAAGTCACCGaatatctttttcaaagattCAGGCATAATATATGCTAAACGATTTAGTTCTGTACCACAACTCGTACGCAAGTCTCTGATTAATTCTTTCTCATCGTCGTTTATGTTACTAGGATAGTCAAAAGTTGCGGTCGTTAAAATTTTTTCCAAGACCTGAAACATTAAAGGACTCACATCCTTTAATAACGGAGCAAATTGGACTAATGTTTGTACCTGCTTACGGATCAATAACGGGGATGCTAAATTCATGGCTAGTAATCTCTCACCGAGACTTTCAACTAACTTATTCAATCTATCATTTATAACGTCAAAATCATCTCCAGAATACCATATTCTCCATCTTGAAATACCTCGAATACAATTTTCGATTATGCTGAATTGTGACGTACCATAGTTCAATGCATCTGACTTTTCATTTAAACTATATTCATGAATACACTCTTCACCAAGTTTAGAACTAAAAAAGCTTTGCAATCTATTCTCAAGCCACATTAATCCTTCTTCTGGCTTCTTACAAACTGTTATTCTaacaatatcttcattgaactttttataatttgataaaaatgaatttgcGTCTGGAATcgaatcaaaatcaatatttagaaatatctttgaaatattctctTCGCCGATTATACTATAATTTAAAGTTCTATTGGCCGAAGTTTCTAACAAGTCTAATAGAATTTTAAGTATAGGTTTTTTTGAACTCAATTCATCAAACCTTAGGATAGTTACCCACATTTGCAATGATAACCctgaaattatcaaacttGGGTGGTTCGTAGTtgttaatatcaaatttaaatagTTATCGATATCAGAATTTTCCCatgatattttgtttttttgGGGCAATGATATATTCAAGTACTCACTTAATGAGACTATCATTTCAACagttttcttcaataatgagTATACCTGTTCGTCAACATCGTTCGGATCAATTTCCAATGACTGATAAAACTGGGATAGCTTATTTATACCTTCATTTGTAAATATACTTCcaataaaaaattcaaaatcttcatcgttATTGTAGtttcttgtaaataaaatgtGCAAGCAGTCAACTGCAAGAGTCTTCAACTTCACATCTGGAATAGTCAAAATGTTTATCAACGTTTGCATtacattttgatttcttaaGACAACAGGCTGGATCCAATGTAAGCATGTTTTaaatatagataaaatCTTAGGAACAAAAATTTCACAAGTCGAActattgaaatcattattcagtaata
This is a stretch of genomic DNA from Debaryomyces hansenii CBS767 chromosome G complete sequence. It encodes these proteins:
- a CDS encoding DEHA2G17666p (similar to uniprot|P52918 Saccharomyces cerevisiae YDR335W MSN5 Karyopherin involved in nuclear import and export); translation: MTMDNSGVNQIINALEVIYDPKATNDQRREAQIFLESIKTNEESPFWGYQLALPENNGKNYIVRHFGLSLLQNSINKRFHLFNSDKVSTIRNWVIELANKINEDDPHYLKEKLAFLWVSIAKKIWGCFLVKSLKGDVSKVDENDVENQNNDKSSVAEQDLTDGWASMDSDLWNLWNKNVCCRELSLIVIRTLFEDIYLLDDPVASKRTAILNQLSVLIVTPDDILNSIYEPNATLSLCKSSTVGWFTTLSENLVEILSNNDFNSSTCEIFVPKILSIFKTCLHWIQPVVLRNQNVMQTLINILTIPDVKLKTLAVDCLHILFTRNYNNDEDFEFFIGSIFTNEGINKLSQFYQSLEIDPNDVDEQVYSLLKKTVEMIVSLSEYLNISLPQKNKISWENSDIDNYLNLILTTTNHPSLIISGLSLQMWVTILRFDELSSKKPILKILLDLLETSANRTLNYSIIGEENISKIFLNIDFDSIPDANSFLSNYKKFNEDIVRITVCKKPEEGLMWLENRLQSFFSSKLGEECIHEYSLNEKSDALNYGTSQFSIIENCIRGISRWRIWYSGDDFDVINDRLNKLVESLGERLLAMNLASPLLIRKQVQTLVQFAPLLKDVSPLMFQVLEKILTTATFDYPSNINDDEKELIRDLRTSCGTELNRLAYIMPESLKKIFGDLENVVGNILSSKKVSDHENVAFKSFLLVIASRSTIENKDELFAKIVDPELMAWSAPATEKGLMDLHWFMERIGIVEIASYFQSRGITANTDLLESKMDDEGKILKNKLKDHWSSIFPIRATRIFIQYSIEKLNHDSPEYLNLLKLWKPRVQPIIPHILQLLTQIQAYHDPKNWKDLPDAVQSFVKYSCMERFWQQGVSIQSKETFIEENVKAALTLRDFADSVGHLIRYTREYAFLTISSLSQLEDTLYEIPNIGSMIWESVAGDTVGITLHSWKHMINSCLRSVIRNCPVKYVDVFMTDLLTKAFTDIDKLLVSKWEKVYMNGLQLQGNEDDETLSEEMMEEHMLRQLTATAVRFLMDIVSQFNAKNVTDTQYACKRLIAENKEVLAPFLRICCHIIMFKDTKCSFNTILVIRNVLSEILLKDDEVDKYLCDNLIKALLHVLMDEYFVETHSEAAIALTTLYCSLRSKNDYPARVFVQILPNITTQHISNFETLLVSSKSLKHQRSALLELIKISKEVEEDSSDNDLTKRKKQLEDAVATRKKKPQNNDVMNDPFIENGPLNNLFGEE